In one Candidatus Methylomirabilota bacterium genomic region, the following are encoded:
- a CDS encoding gliding-motility protein MglA, producing the protein MAIINYAQKVINFKVVYYGPGLAGKTANLQHIHRSLPGDSRGNMISLAAGDDRTLFFDFLPVSALTVRGFTAKFQLYTVPGQVYYNMTRKLVLRGCDGLVFVADSQWDRLRENVESFRNLEDNLREYSYDIDEIPYVIQYNKRDLANVAPLEYMEFLLNRRTRRVPSFEAVAVNGDGVFDTLNTVSRMVLVGEFGQEKGVDRETA; encoded by the coding sequence ATGGCGATCATCAACTACGCGCAGAAGGTCATCAACTTCAAGGTGGTCTACTACGGCCCCGGGCTGGCAGGCAAGACGGCCAACCTTCAGCACATACACCGGAGCCTGCCCGGCGACAGCCGGGGCAACATGATCTCGCTCGCCGCGGGCGACGACCGCACGCTCTTCTTCGACTTCCTCCCCGTCTCGGCCCTGACCGTGCGCGGCTTCACGGCGAAGTTCCAGCTCTACACGGTGCCCGGACAGGTCTACTACAACATGACGCGCAAGCTCGTCCTGCGCGGGTGCGACGGACTGGTCTTCGTGGCCGACTCGCAGTGGGACCGGCTGCGCGAGAATGTCGAGAGCTTCCGGAACCTCGAAGACAACCTCCGCGAGTACAGCTACGACATCGACGAGATCCCGTACGTCATCCAGTACAACAAGCGCGACCTCGCCAATGTCGCGCCCCTCGAGTACATGGAGTTTCTCCTCAACCGGCGGACCCGGCGGGTCCCGTCCTTCGAGGCGGTGGCGGTCAACGGTGACGGCGTGTTCGACACGCTCAACACCGTGTCCCGCATGGTCCTCGTCGGCGAGTTCGGGCAAGAAAAGGGGGTAGACCGTGAGACTGCATGA
- a CDS encoding roadblock/LC7 domain-containing protein, protein MRLHDMVIREGDSEKINQVLTTFLGESGASEALLIDRSGQLLAMTGANRALDTVSISALAAGAFSSTGALAQLLGETEFTVLFHQGAKESMHVSTVDDQAILLAIFGERTTVGMVRLFAKEAAIAVGKILAEARERPKDMKEMSTPLTADESRTGFGEKKL, encoded by the coding sequence GTGAGACTGCATGACATGGTGATCCGCGAAGGCGATTCCGAGAAGATCAACCAGGTGTTGACGACCTTCCTGGGCGAGTCCGGGGCCAGCGAGGCGCTGCTCATCGACCGGAGCGGTCAGCTCCTGGCCATGACGGGCGCCAATCGCGCGCTCGATACCGTCTCGATCTCCGCCCTGGCCGCCGGCGCCTTCAGCTCCACGGGCGCGCTGGCCCAGCTCCTGGGCGAGACGGAGTTCACCGTCCTCTTCCACCAGGGCGCCAAGGAAAGCATGCACGTCTCCACGGTGGACGACCAGGCCATCCTGCTCGCCATCTTCGGCGAGCGGACCACCGTCGGCATGGTACGGCTCTTCGCCAAGGAGGCCGCCATCGCCGTCGGCAAGATCCTCGCCGAGGCACGAGAGAGGCCCAAGGACATGAAGGAGATGTCCACGCCGCTCACGGCCGACGAGTCGCGCACGGGGTTCGGCGAGAAGAAGCTCTAG